In Achromobacter spanius, the following proteins share a genomic window:
- a CDS encoding LysR substrate-binding domain-containing protein, with amino-acid sequence MRRFCPSLTDLQAFEVAARHSSFTRAAQELCVTQGAVSKQVKHLEEFVGVELFLRIRQGLVLTEAGRSYLTKVQAGLGQIEAATVELIAHQGQGGTLNLTCMPTFGARWLIPRLTAFMRLRPDIHVEFLPHRQGYDFSTPELDAAVRFGEGLWPGSGADYIVGREIVPVCSPRLIPGGCPSPEALLAYPLLHHTSALEGWRDWFEQAGCDSRRSLEGARFDQYALLSQAAAAGFGVALIPRCLIEDELRDGKLAVAMTLPIRARMGYYLCYPEQKANLPTLQAFRAWLMEVSRAAEPQPREDAESELK; translated from the coding sequence ATGCGGCGTTTCTGTCCCTCATTAACCGATCTGCAGGCGTTTGAAGTCGCCGCACGACACAGTAGCTTCACGCGCGCGGCGCAGGAATTGTGTGTCACGCAGGGCGCCGTCAGTAAACAGGTGAAACATCTGGAAGAGTTCGTCGGCGTCGAACTATTCCTGCGCATCAGGCAAGGCCTGGTGCTGACCGAGGCCGGCCGCAGTTATCTGACCAAGGTTCAAGCGGGCTTGGGCCAGATCGAAGCCGCCACCGTTGAGCTGATTGCGCATCAGGGGCAGGGCGGCACGCTCAACCTGACCTGTATGCCCACGTTCGGCGCGCGCTGGCTGATCCCGCGCCTGACGGCCTTCATGCGCTTGCGCCCCGACATCCATGTGGAATTCCTGCCGCACCGCCAGGGCTATGATTTTTCCACGCCCGAGCTGGACGCCGCCGTCCGCTTTGGCGAAGGCTTGTGGCCGGGCAGTGGCGCCGACTACATCGTGGGCCGCGAAATCGTGCCGGTGTGCAGCCCGCGCCTGATCCCGGGCGGCTGCCCCTCGCCAGAGGCGCTGCTGGCTTATCCGCTGCTGCACCATACGTCGGCGCTGGAGGGTTGGCGCGATTGGTTCGAGCAGGCCGGCTGCGACAGCCGGCGCAGCCTGGAAGGGGCGCGCTTTGATCAATACGCGCTGCTGTCCCAGGCCGCCGCCGCCGGTTTCGGTGTGGCCCTGATCCCGCGTTGCCTGATTGAAGACGAACTGCGCGACGGCAAGCTGGCCGTGGCCATGACGCTGCCGATCCGCGCCCGCATGGGCTATTACCTGTGCTATCCCGAGCAGAAAGCCAACCTGCCCACCCTGCAGGCGTTTCGCGCCTGGTTGATGGAAGTCTCCCGGGCGGCCGAGCCGCAGCCCCGGGAAGACGCCGAGTCCGAACTAAAATAG
- a CDS encoding Bug family tripartite tricarboxylate transporter substrate binding protein, translating into MQRRNVILGLCVAAATLAMPLTSGIAHAEDAYPSKPIRLIVPFPPGGTTDIVGRLFADKLSKELGQTVVVENRGGAGGSIGSAFVASSAPDGYVLGIATVSTHGINPAIYPNLPFDGEKDFTPISNLAAVPNIMTINPKVNAKNIADFIKLAKSEPGKLTYASAGNGSVSHMMGELFKMSSGTDLMHVPYRGVGPALNDALAGQVDVMYDNLPSTLPHVQSGRLIAMAVAAPQRVAALPNVPTFAEAGLPAVNDSSWFGLVAPAKLPEPILAKLNAAVQKVSAEADVKTRLEALGASPAANSSADFGKQIAAEIAKNKRIAKEANVKID; encoded by the coding sequence ATGCAACGCCGTAACGTAATACTGGGCCTGTGTGTCGCTGCCGCGACCCTGGCCATGCCGCTGACCTCGGGTATCGCGCACGCTGAAGACGCGTACCCGAGCAAGCCCATCCGCCTGATCGTTCCCTTCCCGCCCGGCGGCACCACCGACATCGTCGGCCGCCTGTTCGCGGACAAGCTGAGCAAGGAACTGGGTCAGACCGTGGTGGTTGAAAACCGCGGCGGCGCCGGCGGCTCGATCGGCAGCGCCTTCGTTGCCAGCAGCGCACCGGACGGCTACGTCCTGGGCATCGCCACCGTCAGCACCCACGGCATCAACCCGGCCATCTACCCGAACCTGCCGTTCGATGGCGAGAAGGACTTCACGCCCATCTCGAACCTGGCGGCCGTGCCGAACATCATGACGATCAACCCCAAGGTCAACGCCAAGAACATTGCCGACTTCATCAAGCTGGCCAAGAGCGAGCCGGGCAAGCTGACCTACGCGTCGGCCGGCAACGGTTCGGTGTCGCACATGATGGGCGAACTGTTCAAGATGTCCTCGGGCACCGACCTGATGCACGTGCCTTACCGTGGCGTGGGCCCGGCGCTGAATGACGCGCTGGCCGGCCAGGTCGACGTCATGTATGACAACCTGCCGTCCACCCTGCCGCACGTGCAATCGGGCCGCCTGATCGCCATGGCCGTCGCCGCGCCCCAGCGCGTGGCTGCCCTGCCCAACGTGCCCACGTTCGCCGAAGCCGGCCTGCCGGCCGTGAACGACTCGTCGTGGTTTGGCCTGGTTGCCCCGGCCAAGCTGCCGGAACCCATCCTGGCCAAGCTGAACGCCGCCGTGCAGAAGGTCAGCGCGGAAGCCGACGTCAAGACGCGCCTGGAAGCGCTGGGCGCCTCGCCCGCCGCCAATAGTTCGGCCGACTTCGGCAAGCAGATCGCTGCCGAAATCGCCAAGAACAAGCGCATCGCCAAAGAAGCCAACGTGAAGATCGACTAA
- the glcE gene encoding glycolate oxidase subunit GlcE, which translates to MDFVLSELCDQVMTARAGHKPLFVMGGGSKAFYGNYRPVTPQDGHCLLDMTPYRGIVSYHPSELVVTVRAGTPLAELEAALAENGQMLAFEPPHFADTATVGGCVASGLSGPRRMSAGALRDFVLGTRLLDSEGRMLSFGGEVMKNVAGYDVSRLLAGSHGIFGAILDVSLKVVPRPMEELTLVLPATQAQALASFALWRGKPLPISATSWTGGDDNAEGAMHVRLSGAPPAIASARRVVGGDPLAPDVADAWWRSLREQNHEFFHPDRPLWRLALPPTAAVLGLGQTLIEWGGGQRWLSGQHDAATLRETAARMGGHATLFRLGNSKPPVDGVFHPLAPGVALITRRLKQELDPSSLFNPGRLVLEL; encoded by the coding sequence ATGGATTTTGTCCTGTCGGAATTGTGCGACCAGGTCATGACGGCCCGTGCCGGCCACAAACCGCTGTTTGTGATGGGCGGCGGCAGCAAAGCGTTCTACGGCAACTACCGGCCGGTCACGCCGCAAGATGGTCACTGCCTGTTGGATATGACGCCGTATCGCGGCATCGTCAGCTATCACCCGTCCGAGCTGGTGGTGACGGTGCGCGCGGGAACGCCCTTGGCCGAACTGGAAGCGGCGCTGGCCGAGAACGGACAGATGCTGGCCTTTGAACCGCCGCACTTCGCGGATACCGCGACGGTGGGCGGATGCGTGGCGTCGGGCCTGTCCGGCCCGCGCCGCATGAGCGCCGGCGCGCTGCGTGATTTTGTACTGGGCACGCGGCTGCTGGATTCAGAAGGGCGGATGCTGTCGTTCGGCGGTGAAGTCATGAAGAACGTTGCGGGCTACGATGTGTCGCGCCTGTTGGCCGGATCGCACGGCATCTTCGGCGCCATTCTGGATGTGTCGTTGAAGGTGGTGCCCCGCCCCATGGAAGAGCTGACCTTGGTGCTGCCCGCCACGCAGGCGCAGGCCTTGGCCAGCTTTGCGTTATGGCGTGGCAAGCCCTTGCCGATCTCCGCCACCAGTTGGACAGGCGGTGATGACAATGCCGAGGGCGCCATGCACGTGCGCCTGTCGGGCGCCCCGCCGGCAATCGCCAGCGCACGGCGCGTCGTGGGAGGAGACCCGTTGGCGCCAGATGTGGCCGATGCGTGGTGGCGGTCCCTGCGCGAGCAGAACCATGAATTTTTTCATCCGGACCGCCCCTTGTGGCGTCTTGCCTTGCCACCCACCGCCGCTGTGCTGGGCCTGGGCCAGACCCTGATTGAATGGGGCGGTGGGCAGCGTTGGCTGTCCGGCCAGCACGACGCGGCCACGCTGCGCGAGACCGCCGCGAGGATGGGCGGGCACGCCACCTTGTTCCGTCTTGGCAACTCCAAGCCGCCGGTTGACGGCGTCTTCCATCCCCTGGCGCCTGGCGTTGCGCTGATCACGCGCCGGCTCAAGCAGGAGCTTGACCCGTCCAGCCTGTTCAACCCCGGCCGCCTGGTTCTGGAGCTATAG
- a CDS encoding NAD(P) transhydrogenase subunit alpha, translated as MEAINPTLMNLIIFVLAIYVGYHVVWNVTPALHTPLMAVTNAISAIIIVGAMLAAALTEGGLARGMGVFAVALAAVNVFGGFLVTRRMLEMFKKKDRKPGKEEAK; from the coding sequence ATGGAAGCGATCAACCCCACCCTGATGAACCTCATCATCTTCGTGTTGGCCATCTATGTCGGCTATCACGTCGTCTGGAATGTCACACCCGCCTTGCATACACCGCTGATGGCGGTCACCAACGCCATCTCGGCCATCATCATCGTGGGCGCCATGCTGGCGGCCGCGCTGACCGAAGGCGGGCTGGCGCGCGGCATGGGCGTGTTCGCGGTCGCGCTTGCCGCGGTGAACGTTTTTGGCGGCTTTCTCGTCACGCGGCGCATGCTGGAAATGTTCAAGAAAAAAGACCGCAAGCCGGGCAAGGAGGAAGCGAAATGA
- a CDS encoding N-formylglutamate amidohydrolase, whose amino-acid sequence MRITQPLSYRLDLPQQYPDSESSAPLVLDSPHSGTAYPPDFAAAVDFGALRTAEDTWVDDLWGDALDLGVPMVAAAFPRAYIDANRAPDEIDELLLDEAWPDAINASPKVKLGKGLIWRMLDDGTPLYNRKLTVEEVRHRINACWKPYHAALGQVLDAAHKKFGKVWHINCHSMPSVAGAFATDRPGLVHPDFVLGDRDGSTSDPAFREFIAAWLRERGYNVTVNDPYKGVELVRAFGRPEEGRHSLQIEINRKLYMDEVTLRPTENYGRLKADLRELTAALINWTRAQTA is encoded by the coding sequence ATGCGAATTACCCAACCCCTGTCTTACCGGCTCGACCTTCCGCAGCAATATCCGGATTCGGAATCCTCGGCCCCGCTTGTGCTGGACTCTCCGCACAGCGGCACCGCCTACCCTCCCGACTTCGCCGCCGCGGTGGACTTTGGCGCGCTGCGCACTGCCGAGGACACCTGGGTTGACGACCTGTGGGGCGACGCGCTCGACCTGGGCGTGCCGATGGTTGCCGCCGCGTTCCCGCGCGCCTACATCGACGCCAACCGCGCGCCCGACGAGATCGACGAATTGCTGCTGGACGAAGCCTGGCCTGACGCCATCAACGCATCGCCCAAGGTGAAGCTGGGCAAGGGCCTGATCTGGCGCATGCTGGATGACGGCACGCCCTTGTACAACCGCAAGCTGACGGTGGAAGAAGTGCGCCACCGCATCAACGCCTGCTGGAAGCCGTACCACGCCGCGCTCGGCCAGGTGCTGGATGCCGCCCACAAGAAGTTCGGCAAGGTCTGGCATATCAACTGCCACTCCATGCCCAGCGTGGCCGGCGCCTTTGCCACCGACCGCCCCGGCCTGGTCCACCCCGACTTCGTGCTGGGCGACCGCGACGGCAGCACCAGCGATCCGGCCTTCCGTGAATTCATTGCAGCCTGGCTGCGTGAACGCGGCTACAACGTGACCGTGAACGACCCCTACAAGGGCGTGGAACTGGTGCGCGCCTTCGGCCGCCCCGAAGAAGGCCGCCACAGCCTGCAGATCGAAATCAACCGCAAGTTGTACATGGACGAAGTGACGCTGCGTCCCACTGAAAACTATGGCCGCCTGAAGGCCGATCTGCGCGAGCTCACCGCCGCGCTGATCAACTGGACTCGCGCGCAAACGGCCTGA
- the mnmA gene encoding tRNA 2-thiouridine(34) synthase MnmA: MSQISTKKGRVVVGMSGGVDSSVTAWLLKQQGYDVVGLFMKNWEDDDDSEYCSTRQDLLDAASVADLVGVEFEFVNFAAEYKDRVFAEFLREYSAGRTPNPDVLCNAEIKFKAFLDHAMALGAEHIATGHYARVREVPAAGGGTQFQLLKALDASKDQSYFLHRLNQAQLSRTLFPLGEIHKTEVRRIAHEIGLHNAAKKDSTGICFIGERPFREFLNRYLPTEPGPILTSEGQQVGRHEGLSFYTLGQRKGLGVGGVKGRQREDGTAEAWYVARKDLERNILYVVQGHDHPWLLSGQLQAQGASWVAGHPPEIASYGAKTRYRQADAACRLDKADGDTFALDFTDPQWAVTPGQSAVLYDGDVCLGGGIIL; encoded by the coding sequence ATGAGTCAAATATCCACCAAGAAAGGCCGCGTGGTCGTGGGCATGTCGGGCGGGGTCGATTCTTCGGTCACCGCCTGGCTGCTCAAGCAACAAGGCTATGACGTCGTCGGCCTGTTCATGAAGAACTGGGAAGACGACGACGATTCCGAATACTGCTCGACCCGCCAGGACCTGTTGGACGCCGCCAGCGTCGCGGACCTGGTTGGCGTTGAGTTCGAATTCGTGAACTTTGCCGCCGAATACAAAGACCGCGTGTTCGCGGAATTCCTGCGCGAATATTCAGCGGGCCGCACGCCCAACCCTGACGTGCTGTGCAATGCCGAGATCAAGTTCAAGGCGTTTCTTGACCACGCCATGGCGCTGGGCGCCGAGCACATCGCCACGGGCCATTACGCCCGGGTGCGCGAAGTGCCGGCGGCCGGCGGCGGCACGCAGTTCCAGTTGCTCAAGGCGCTGGACGCCTCCAAGGACCAGAGCTATTTCCTGCATCGCCTGAACCAGGCCCAGTTGTCGCGCACGCTGTTCCCGCTGGGCGAAATCCACAAGACCGAAGTGCGGCGCATTGCGCACGAGATCGGTCTGCACAATGCCGCAAAGAAGGACTCCACCGGCATCTGCTTCATTGGCGAGCGTCCGTTCCGCGAATTCCTGAACCGGTACCTGCCGACCGAGCCGGGGCCTATCCTGACGTCGGAAGGCCAGCAGGTGGGCCGCCACGAAGGCCTGTCGTTCTACACGCTGGGTCAGCGCAAGGGCCTGGGCGTGGGCGGCGTGAAAGGGCGTCAGCGCGAAGATGGCACGGCCGAGGCCTGGTACGTGGCGCGCAAGGACCTGGAACGCAACATCCTGTACGTGGTGCAGGGGCATGATCATCCGTGGCTGCTGTCCGGCCAATTGCAGGCGCAGGGCGCCAGTTGGGTGGCGGGCCATCCGCCCGAGATCGCGAGCTATGGCGCCAAGACACGCTACCGCCAGGCGGATGCGGCCTGCCGTCTGGATAAGGCTGATGGCGACACCTTCGCCCTGGATTTCACCGACCCGCAATGGGCCGTGACGCCTGGCCAGTCGGCCGTGCTTTACGATGGCGATGTTTGCCTGGGTGGCGGCATCATTCTGTAG
- a CDS encoding FAD-linked oxidase C-terminal domain-containing protein, with protein MNSLVETGLAQVQAPYSLQQLIEALSAALPAHCVLFREEDTRPYECDGLSLYRALPAVVALPETEEHVQAVMRICKRLNAPVVARGAGTGLSGGAMPHSQGVLLGLSKFNRIKHIDLASATAVVQPGVRNLAISEAAAPYGLYYAPDPSSQIACSIGGNVAENSGGVHCLKYGLTVHNVLRVRVVTIDGDIVELGSEAPDAPGLDLLSVFIGSEGMLGVVTEVTVKLIPKPACAQVVMASFSSVEAAGNAVTQVIAAGMIPAGLEMMDRRATHMVEPFVRAGYDMDAQAILLCESDGTPDEVAHEIARMEAVFRDAGATRCQVSTSEAERLKFWAGRKNAFPAAGRVSPDYYCMDGTIPRRHLARVLGAIEQMEDEFGLRCANVFHAGDGNLHPLILFDSNKPDEVERAEKFGAAILELCVQVGGTVTGEHGVGMEKINQMCVQFSREELDAFLAVKRAFDPPCLLNPEKVIPTLARCAEYGKMHVHAGELRFPDLARF; from the coding sequence ATGAATTCACTGGTCGAAACCGGCCTGGCACAAGTGCAGGCGCCTTATTCCTTGCAGCAGCTCATCGAGGCGTTGTCGGCCGCGTTGCCCGCGCACTGCGTCTTGTTCCGCGAGGAAGATACTCGCCCCTACGAATGCGACGGCCTGTCGCTGTATCGCGCGCTGCCGGCCGTTGTTGCCCTGCCTGAAACCGAAGAACACGTGCAAGCCGTCATGCGGATCTGCAAGCGTTTGAACGCGCCCGTGGTGGCGCGTGGCGCGGGCACGGGTTTGTCGGGCGGCGCCATGCCGCACAGCCAGGGCGTGCTGCTGGGGCTGTCCAAATTCAACCGCATCAAGCATATCGATTTGGCCAGCGCCACGGCGGTCGTGCAGCCCGGCGTGCGCAACCTGGCCATTTCCGAAGCGGCGGCGCCCTATGGTTTGTATTACGCGCCGGACCCGTCCAGCCAGATCGCCTGTTCCATCGGCGGCAATGTGGCTGAAAACTCCGGCGGCGTGCACTGCCTGAAGTACGGCCTGACCGTGCACAACGTGCTGCGTGTGCGGGTCGTCACGATTGATGGCGACATCGTTGAACTGGGTTCCGAAGCGCCCGATGCGCCGGGGCTGGATCTGCTGTCGGTCTTCATCGGTTCCGAAGGCATGTTGGGCGTGGTCACCGAAGTGACCGTGAAGCTGATTCCCAAGCCCGCGTGCGCGCAGGTTGTGATGGCCAGTTTTTCCAGCGTCGAGGCGGCGGGCAATGCCGTCACGCAGGTGATCGCGGCGGGCATGATTCCCGCCGGCCTGGAAATGATGGACCGCCGCGCCACGCACATGGTGGAACCCTTCGTACGCGCGGGCTACGACATGGACGCGCAAGCCATTCTGCTGTGCGAGTCCGACGGCACGCCCGACGAAGTGGCGCATGAGATCGCGCGGATGGAAGCGGTGTTCCGCGATGCCGGCGCCACACGTTGCCAGGTGTCCACGTCGGAAGCCGAACGCCTGAAGTTCTGGGCAGGCCGCAAGAATGCGTTTCCGGCGGCGGGGCGCGTGTCGCCCGATTACTACTGCATGGATGGCACGATTCCGCGTCGCCATCTGGCGCGCGTGCTGGGCGCCATCGAACAGATGGAAGACGAATTCGGCCTGCGCTGCGCCAACGTGTTCCACGCGGGCGACGGCAATCTGCACCCGCTGATTCTGTTTGATTCGAACAAGCCGGACGAGGTGGAGCGCGCGGAAAAATTCGGCGCGGCCATTCTTGAGCTGTGCGTGCAGGTAGGAGGCACCGTGACCGGAGAGCACGGTGTGGGTATGGAGAAAATAAATCAAATGTGCGTGCAATTCTCTCGCGAAGAACTCGACGCGTTCCTGGCGGTCAAGCGGGCGTTCGACCCGCCGTGCCTGCTGAATCCTGAAAAAGTCATTCCCACGCTGGCCCGTTGCGCCGAATACGGCAAGATGCACGTCCATGCGGGTGAGTTGCGGTTCCCCGATCTCGCTCGTTTCTAG
- a CDS encoding NAD(P)(+) transhydrogenase (Re/Si-specific) subunit beta encodes MISLNLVTLLYLIASICFIQALKGLSHPTTSRLGNAFGMAGMAIAVLTTAALIIGLAREGTATIGLGWVVLGLLVGGSIGTLMARRVEMTKMPELVAFMHSMIGLAAVAIAVAVVAEPHAFGIVPAGMLIPTGNRFELFIGTFVGAITFSGSVIAFGKLSGKYKFRLFQGAPVVFSGQHMLNLALALVMLGCGVWFMLTQEWTPFIIMTLIAFVLGVLIIIPIGGADMPVVVSMLNSYSGWAAAGIGFSLNNPMLIIAGSLVGSSGAILSYIMCKAMNRSFFNVILGGFGGQASGAADAGAAQQRSVKSGSADDAAFLMSNAESVTIVPGYGLAVARAQHALKELATKLTERGVTVKYAIHPVAGRMPGHMNVLLAEAEVPYDQVFEMEDINSEFAQTDVVLVLGANDVVNPAAKNDPKSPIAGMPILEAYKARTVIVNKRSMASGYAGLDNELFYMDRTMMVFGDAKKVLEDMVKAVE; translated from the coding sequence ATGATCTCGCTGAATCTGGTCACCCTGCTTTATCTGATCGCCTCGATCTGCTTCATCCAGGCGCTGAAGGGGCTGTCGCATCCGACCACATCGCGGCTGGGCAACGCCTTCGGCATGGCCGGCATGGCGATCGCGGTGCTGACCACGGCGGCGCTCATCATCGGCCTGGCGCGCGAGGGCACCGCCACCATCGGCCTGGGCTGGGTCGTGCTGGGCCTGCTGGTGGGCGGCTCCATCGGCACCTTGATGGCGCGCCGCGTCGAGATGACGAAGATGCCCGAACTGGTTGCCTTCATGCACAGCATGATCGGCCTGGCGGCGGTGGCCATCGCGGTGGCGGTGGTGGCCGAACCGCATGCGTTCGGCATCGTGCCGGCCGGCATGCTGATTCCCACCGGCAACCGCTTCGAGCTCTTCATCGGCACGTTCGTGGGCGCCATCACGTTCTCGGGTTCGGTCATCGCGTTCGGCAAGCTGTCGGGCAAGTACAAGTTCCGGCTGTTCCAAGGCGCGCCCGTCGTCTTTTCCGGCCAGCACATGCTGAACCTGGCGCTGGCGCTCGTGATGCTAGGCTGCGGCGTGTGGTTCATGCTGACGCAGGAATGGACGCCCTTCATCATCATGACGCTGATCGCCTTCGTGCTGGGCGTGCTGATCATCATTCCGATCGGCGGCGCCGACATGCCGGTGGTGGTGTCGATGCTGAACAGCTACTCGGGCTGGGCGGCGGCCGGCATCGGTTTTTCGCTCAACAACCCGATGCTGATCATTGCCGGCTCGCTGGTGGGGTCGTCTGGCGCCATCCTGTCCTACATCATGTGCAAGGCGATGAACCGTTCGTTCTTCAACGTGATACTGGGCGGCTTCGGCGGGCAGGCGAGCGGCGCGGCGGATGCGGGCGCGGCGCAGCAGCGCAGCGTCAAGTCGGGCAGCGCGGATGATGCGGCCTTCCTCATGAGCAACGCTGAAAGCGTCACCATCGTGCCGGGCTACGGCCTGGCCGTGGCACGCGCGCAGCACGCGCTGAAAGAACTGGCGACCAAGCTCACCGAGCGCGGCGTGACAGTCAAGTACGCGATACACCCCGTCGCCGGCCGCATGCCGGGCCACATGAACGTGCTGCTGGCCGAAGCGGAAGTACCCTACGACCAGGTCTTCGAAATGGAAGACATCAACAGCGAGTTCGCGCAGACCGACGTGGTGCTGGTGCTGGGCGCCAACGACGTGGTCAACCCCGCCGCCAAGAACGACCCCAAGTCGCCCATTGCCGGCATGCCCATTCTTGAGGCCTACAAGGCGCGCACCGTGATCGTGAACAAGCGCTCCATGGCCTCGGGATACGCCGGCCTGGACAACGAATTGTTCTACATGGACCGCACGATGATGGTGTTCGGCGACGCGAAGAAAGTGCTGGAAGACATGGTGAAAGCGGTCGAATAG
- a CDS encoding Re/Si-specific NAD(P)(+) transhydrogenase subunit alpha, protein MHIGIPKETRDGETRVAATPETVKKYLGGKHTVVVERGAGAAARYPDDAYEAAGATLGSAQDALGAELVLKVRAPSPTELPHMKPGAVVIGMLDPFDAEGIEHMAATGLTGFALEAAPRITRAQSLDVLSSQANLAGYKAVLLAAHHYGRLIPMMMTAAGTLKAARAVVLGTGVAGLQAIATAKRLGAVVEASDVRPAAREQVESLGAKFIDVPFETDEEREIAEGKGGYARAMPPGWMARQAALVSERCKQADIVITTALIPGRPAPTLVSADTVAAMRPGSVLVDLAVERGGNCPLSEKGQIVEKHGVTIIGLTNLPGLVATDASALYARNVMDFLKLIINADGALAIQRDDEIVVACLVCEGGNVARRT, encoded by the coding sequence ATGCACATCGGGATACCAAAAGAGACCCGAGACGGGGAAACCCGTGTCGCAGCAACACCGGAGACCGTCAAGAAGTACCTGGGCGGCAAACACACCGTTGTCGTGGAGCGTGGGGCAGGCGCCGCCGCCCGCTATCCGGACGACGCCTATGAGGCCGCGGGCGCCACGCTCGGTTCCGCCCAGGATGCCCTGGGCGCGGAACTCGTCCTGAAGGTTCGCGCCCCCTCCCCCACCGAATTGCCCCACATGAAACCGGGCGCCGTCGTCATCGGCATGCTCGACCCGTTCGACGCCGAAGGCATTGAACACATGGCCGCCACGGGGCTTACCGGCTTCGCCCTGGAGGCAGCCCCCCGCATCACGCGCGCGCAAAGCCTTGATGTGCTGTCTTCGCAGGCCAACCTGGCCGGCTACAAGGCCGTGCTGCTGGCCGCGCACCACTACGGCCGGCTGATTCCCATGATGATGACCGCGGCCGGCACCCTGAAAGCCGCGCGCGCCGTCGTGCTGGGCACCGGGGTCGCCGGGTTGCAGGCCATCGCCACGGCCAAGCGGCTGGGCGCGGTGGTCGAAGCGTCCGACGTACGCCCCGCCGCGCGGGAACAGGTTGAGTCGCTGGGCGCCAAGTTCATCGACGTGCCTTTCGAGACCGACGAGGAACGCGAAATTGCCGAAGGCAAGGGCGGCTATGCGCGCGCCATGCCTCCCGGGTGGATGGCGCGTCAGGCAGCGCTCGTGTCTGAACGCTGCAAGCAGGCCGACATCGTCATCACCACCGCGCTGATCCCCGGCCGCCCCGCGCCGACCCTGGTGTCCGCCGACACCGTTGCCGCCATGCGGCCCGGCTCGGTGCTGGTCGACCTGGCCGTTGAGCGCGGCGGCAATTGCCCGCTGTCCGAAAAAGGCCAGATCGTTGAAAAGCATGGCGTGACGATCATCGGCCTGACCAACCTGCCGGGCCTGGTCGCCACCGACGCGTCCGCGCTCTATGCGCGCAACGTCATGGACTTCCTGAAGCTCATCATCAATGCGGACGGCGCGCTGGCGATCCAGCGCGACGATGAAATCGTGGTGGCCTGCCTGGTATGCGAAGGCGGCAATGTGGCGCGGAGGACTTGA
- the glcF gene encoding glycolate oxidase subunit GlcF, with translation MQTNLASWARDTDLGNEADAILRRCVHCGFCTATCPTYQVLGDELDSPRGRIYLIKQVLEGAPPTQSTQLHLDRCLTCRNCETTCPSGVEYGHLIDIGRKIVDERVPRSWADRTKRNLLRRAMLSPLFAPAMRVGQAMRGLLPDALKRKVPERRDAGVLPQVAGHARQVLMLAGCVQPAMMPTIDAATIRVLDAVGIGARIAPGAGCCGAVSFHLDAQEAALAQMRGNIDAWWPLVQDGAVEAIVMNASGCGAMVKEYAHHLKHDPAYAQKAADIVALVKDVAEIVAPHAAQLRARLPDGVRAAFHPPCTLQHWQGLRPLSEQLLVDLGFNLQPFADPHLCCGSAGAYSVLNPEIALELRDRKLGAIAAGGPDVILSANIGCIGHLQSGTDTPVRHWVEVVDEQLRQVAAT, from the coding sequence ATGCAAACCAACCTGGCATCCTGGGCCCGCGACACCGACTTGGGCAACGAGGCCGACGCCATTCTGCGTCGGTGCGTGCATTGCGGCTTCTGCACGGCCACCTGTCCCACGTATCAGGTGCTGGGCGACGAACTCGACAGCCCGCGCGGGCGCATTTATTTGATCAAGCAGGTGCTGGAGGGCGCGCCGCCCACGCAATCCACGCAACTGCATCTGGACCGCTGCCTGACCTGCCGCAATTGCGAAACCACTTGCCCGTCGGGGGTGGAGTACGGGCACTTGATTGATATCGGCCGCAAAATCGTCGACGAGCGCGTACCGCGTTCCTGGGCCGACAGGACCAAGCGCAATCTGCTGCGCCGAGCCATGTTGTCGCCGCTGTTCGCGCCCGCGATGCGGGTGGGGCAGGCGATGCGTGGACTGTTGCCCGATGCGCTCAAGCGCAAGGTGCCCGAGCGCCGTGATGCGGGCGTGTTGCCCCAGGTTGCGGGGCACGCGCGGCAAGTGCTGATGCTGGCCGGTTGCGTGCAGCCGGCCATGATGCCCACGATTGATGCCGCCACCATCCGGGTGCTGGACGCAGTGGGTATCGGTGCGCGCATTGCGCCGGGCGCGGGGTGCTGCGGCGCGGTCAGTTTCCATCTGGATGCGCAAGAGGCGGCGCTGGCGCAGATGCGCGGCAACATCGACGCGTGGTGGCCGCTGGTGCAAGACGGCGCGGTCGAAGCCATCGTCATGAATGCGTCCGGCTGCGGCGCGATGGTGAAGGAATACGCGCATCACTTGAAGCATGATCCCGCCTACGCGCAGAAGGCGGCGGATATCGTCGCGCTGGTCAAGGACGTGGCCGAGATCGTGGCGCCGCATGCCGCGCAACTGCGCGCGCGCTTGCCTGATGGCGTGCGTGCCGCCTTTCATCCGCCGTGCACGCTGCAACACTGGCAGGGCTTGCGGCCCTTGTCCGAGCAACTGCTGGTGGACTTGGGATTCAACCTGCAGCCCTTCGCCGACCCGCATCTGTGCTGCGGATCGGCGGGGGCGTATTCCGTGTTGAACCCGGAGATCGCGCTGGAACTGCGCGACCGCAAACTGGGCGCTATTGCTGCCGGTGGGCCAGACGTGATCCTGTCGGCCAACATCGGCTGCATCGGCCATCTGCAAAGCGGCACCGACACGCCGGTGCGGCATTGGGTGGAAGTGGTGGACGAGCAGTTGCGCCAAGTGGCTGCGACGTAG